The Rhea pennata isolate bPtePen1 chromosome 7, bPtePen1.pri, whole genome shotgun sequence genome contains a region encoding:
- the TLX1 gene encoding T-cell leukemia homeobox protein 1, which produces MDHIGAHHLHQGQAEPISFGIDQILNTSEPGSCMVSHPRLQDSAEYGLGCIVGSAYNTVTGSYGASGGAAGAYNGTSCSMGALPGSYNVNMAVSMNGNTLSSAGGVIRVPAHRPVAGGVHQPLSAAAAVPAVNAMNSLTGLTFPWMESNRRYTKDRFTGHPYQNRTPPKKKKPRTSFTRLQICELEKRFHRQKYLASAERAALAKALKMTDAQVKTWFQNRRTKWRRQTAEEREAERQQANRILMQLQQEAFQKTINQPIQADPICVHNSSLFALQNLQPWSDDSTKITSVTTVASACE; this is translated from the exons ATGGATCACATAGGGGCTCATCACCTGCACCAAGGCCAGGCCGAGCCCATCAGCTTCGGCATCGACCAGATCCTCAACACGTCGGAGCCGGGCAGCTGCATGGTGTCGCACCCGCGGCTGCAGGACTCGGCGGAGTACGGCCTGGGCTGCATCGTGGGCAGCGCCTACAACACCGTGACCGGCAGCTacggggcgagcggcggcgcggccggcgcctATAACGGCACCTCCTGCAGCATGGGCGCCCTGCCCGGCTCCTACAACGTGAACATGGCGGTGAGCATGAACGGCAACACCTTGAGCTCGGCCGGCGGCGTGATCCGCGTCCCGGCCCACCGGCCCGTGGCCGGCGGCGTGCACCAGCCCctctccgccgccgccgccgtgccggCGGTGAACGCCATGAACAGTCTCACGGGGCTCACCTTCCCCTGGATGGAGAGCAACAGGCGGTACACGAAAGACAGGTTCACAG GTCACCCCTACCAGAACCGCACCCCCCCCAAGAAGAAGAAGCCGCGCACGTCCTTCACCCGCCTGCAGATCTGCGAGCTGGAGAAGCGCTTCCACCGGCAGAAGTACCTGGCCTCAGCCGAGCGCGCTGCCCTGGCCAAGGCCCTCAAAATGACGGACGCCCAGGTGAAGACCTGGTTCCAGAACCGGCGCACCAAGTGGAG GAGGCAGAcggcagaggagagagaggcagagaggcaGCAAGCAAACCGCATCCtcatgcagctgcagcaggaggccTTCCAAAAAACCATCAACCAGCCCATCCAAGCAGACCCCATCTGCGTCCACAACTCCTCCCTCTTCGCCCTCCAGAACCTCCAGCCCTGGTCTGACGACTCCACCAAGATCACCAGCGTCACCACCGTCGCCTCCGCTTGCGAATGA